The following are encoded in a window of Fusarium verticillioides 7600 chromosome 6, whole genome shotgun sequence genomic DNA:
- a CDS encoding nitrite reductase [NAD(P)H], translating to MAATAQKRVVVVGLGMVGIAFIEKLLKYDAKSKEYAITVVGEEPYLAYNRVGLTTFFEHRKVEELYMNPAEWYTEAGSSLNCHINTKATHINTEDKFIECANGESYPYDILVLATGSDAILPRMLKGWDANGVFVYRTIEDLNRLIKFSTDKKGTNGAVVGGGLLGLEAAKAMLDLETFNRVDVIEKAQWVLTRQVDETGGKMVADQVSQLGVNLNLGKGVSSMKTDENNNLTGVIFDDGSEISCSTLCFAVGVKPRDDLARSANLEVGQRGGIVVNDDLRTSMPDIYAIGECASWRGMAYGLIAPGVAMAEVVAFNLTQAKLHSPQTFKTPDMSTKLKLLGVNVASFGDCFADRDGPVTLPPKYARTLVNGDAKEPKSVQALTYKDPFSNVYKKYIFTKDGKYLLGGMMIGDVCDYVKLLPMVKAQKELEISPSELILGAKKDGGEDTDDLDDDAQVCSCHNVTKGDIVKVVKDGTCKDVASIKKCTKAGTGCGGCVPLITTIFNKTMASMGQEVTNYVCSHFNHSRADLFNIIMVKRLKNMGEVMREAGNDKEALGCELCKPVVASIMASLWNRHVMDKTTHGLQETNDRFLGNIQRDGTYSVVPRVSGGEITPDKLVVIGEVAQKYNLYTKITGGQRIDLFGAQKQDLLDIWGQLVAGGMESGHAYAKSLRTVKSCVGSTWCRFGLSDSVGMAVRLEERYKSIRAPHKIKGGVSGCVRECAEAQGKDFGLIATEKGWNIFVGGNGGANPRHAELLAKDVPPADVVTILDRYLMFYMRTADKLQRTARWIENLPGGIKYLQEVILEDKLGINASLEAQMEELVDSFFDEWAEAIKSPAIAAKFKQFANTNDTTRNMELEDDRGQKRPAFWPADAAATDNFSGLKDKWSMTSWEPIIESSYFDGADELPNGISATIKRGDTQLAIWRIKGVYYATQQMCPHKRAFILSDGLIGQEPNKAVTSGDKDGASPWVSCPHHKRNFDLGNGACKTDESLSIATFPTEARADGMLYLKLPPVEELDAALGTKKWMVKKGEAGEAPLAKLDSKIKFVGLRGKKPYVKPTGGAKMTTKPLDLMMAANGCGGGAPEW from the exons ATGGCTGCAACAGCACAAAAACGTGTGGTGGTCGTTGGCCTGGGTATGGTGGGCATTGCTTTCAT AGAAAAGCTGCTCAAGTATGACGCCAAATCAAAAGAATATGCAATCACAGTCGTTGGAGAAGAACCATATCTCGCCTACAACCGAGTAGGACTCACAACATTCTTCGAGCACCGAAAGGTCGAAGAACTATACATGAACCCAGCAGAATGG TACACAGAAGCTGGAAGCTCATTAAACTGCCACATCAACACAAAAGCCACACACATCAACACCGAGGATAAATTCATCGAGTGCGCAAACGGCGAGAGCTACCCCTAcgacatcctcgtcctcgccaCCGGTTCAGACGCTATTCTTCCCCGTATGCTCAAGGGCTGGGACGCAAATGGTGTTTTCGTCTACCGCACAATCGAAGACTTGAACAGGCTTATCAAGTTCTCCACCGACAAGAAGGGCACCAATGGAgctgtcgttggtggtggtcttcTCGGTCTTGAGGCGGCAAAGGCCATGCTCGATCTTGAGACCTTTAACAGAGTCGATGTCATTGAAAAGGCTCAGTGGGTTCTCACAAGGCAGGTCGACGAGACTGGTGGTAAGATGGTAGCGGATCAGGTCTCGCAGCTTGGTGTGAACCTCAATCTCGGGAAGGGCGTATCGAGCATGAAGACTGATgagaacaacaacctcacTGGAGTTATCTTTGACGATGGCTCAGAGATCAGCTGCTCGACACTATGCTTCGCTGTTGGTGTCAAGCCAAGAGATGACCTCGCTAGAAGCGCCAACCTCGAGGTTGGACAGCGCGGTGGTATCGTTGTCAACGATGACTTGAGAACGAGTATGCCCGATATCTACGCCATTGGAGAGTGTGCTAGCTGGCGTGGTATGGCTTACGGTCTTATCGCTCCTGGTGTGGCCATGGCCGAAGTCGTCGCTTTCAACCTCACACAAGCCAAGCTTCACAGCCCCCAGACCTTCAAGACCCCCGATATGAGCACAAAACTCAAGCTCCTCGGAGTCAACGTCGCTAGTTTCGGTGACTGCTTCGCTGATCGTGATGGTCCTGTGACGCTTCCTCCCAAATACGCCAGGACACTCGTCAATGGTGACGCTAAAGAGCCCAAATCTGTACAAGCTCTTACATACAAAGACCCCTTCTCGAATGTGTACAAGAAGTACATCTTTACTAAAGATGGAAAGTATCTCCTCGGTGGTATGATGATTGGCGACGTCTGTGACTACGTCAAGCTTCTACCAATGGTCAAGGCgcagaaggagcttgagattTCTCCCAGTGAACTCATTCTCGGCGCCAAGAAGGACGGCGGTGAGGATactgatgatcttgacgacgatgCTCAGGTGTGCTCGTGCCACAACGTCACAAAGGGCGATattgtcaaggttgtcaaggatggcacTTGCAAGGACGTTGCCAGTATCAAGAAGTGCACAAAAGCCGGCACCGGCTGTGGAGGTTGTGTtcctctcatcaccaccatcttcaacaagacaATGGCTTCTATGGGCCAGGAGGTCACCAACTACGTCTGCTCACACTTTAACCACTCTCGAGCTGAcctgttcaacatcatcatggtcaagCGCCTCAAGAACATGGGTGAAGTGATGCGCGAGGCTGGAAACgacaaggaggctcttgGTTGCGAGCTGTGCAAGCCTGTGGTAGCGAGCATCATGGCTTCGCTGTGGAACAGGCACGTTATGGACAAGACCACCCACGGTCTCCAGGAGACCAATGATCGCTTCTTAGGTAACATCCAGCGAGACGGTACCTACTCTGTCGTCCCCCGTGTATCCGGTGGTGAGATTACTCCTGACAAGCTTGTGGTCATCGGCGAGGTTGCCCAGAAGTACAACCTCTACACAAAGATCACAGGTGGTCAGCGTATCGACTTGTTTGGTGCCCAGAAGCaggatcttctcgatatcTGGGGCcagcttgttgctggtggtaTGGAGTCTGGTCACGCTTATGCCAAGTCTCTGCGAACCGTCAAGAGTTGCGTTGGTTCTACATGGTGTCGATTCGGTCTGAGTGACAGTGTCGGTATGGCCGTTCGTCTGGAGGAGCGATACAAGAGTATTCGAGCCCCTCATAAGATCAAGGGTGGTGTGAGTGGTTGTGTGCGAGAGTgtgctgaagctcaaggcaaAGA TTTCGGTTTGATTGCCACAGAAAAGGGCTGGAACATCTTCGTCGGCGGTAACGGTGGTGCGAACCCTCGCCATGCCGAGCTTCTAGCCAAGGATGTGCCCCCAGCTGATGTCGTGACAATCCTCGACCGATATCTCATGTTCTACATGCGCACAGCCGACAAGCTTCAGCGAACAGCCCGCTGGATCGAGAACCTCCCCGGTGGTATCAAGTACCTCCAAGAGGTCATCCTCGAGGACAAGCTCGGCATCAATGCCTCGCTCGAGGCGCAGATGGAAGAACTTGtcgacagcttcttcgacGAGTGGgctgaagctatcaagaGCCCTGCCATCgctgccaagttcaagcagTTCGCCAACACAAACGACACAACACGCAACAtggagcttgaagatgaccGTGGTCAGAAGCGACCAGCTTTCTGGCCCGCGGACGCTGCAGCTACAGACAACTTCTCGGGTCTCAAGGACAAGTGGTCCATGACTTCTTGGGAACCCATCATCGAATCTTCATACTTTGACGGTGCTGACGAGTTGCCAAACGGTATCTCCGCCACTATCAAGCGTGGTGACACGCAGCTCGCCATCTGGCGCATCAAGGGCGTCTACTACGCTACTCAACAGATGTGTCCTCACAAGCGTGCATTCATCCTCTCCGACGGTCTTATCGGCCAAGAGCCCAACAAGGCTGTGACGAGTGGTGATAAGGATGGTGCTTCACCCTGGGTCTCATGTCCTCACCACAAGCGCAACTTTGACCTCGGCAACGGTGCTTGCAAGACAGACGAGTCTCTCTCCATCGCCACATTCCCTACCGAGGCTCGAGCCGATGGTATGTTGTACCTCAAGCTTCCCCCtgtggaggagcttgatgctgcCTTGGGCACAAAGAAGtggatggtcaagaagggcgaggctgGTGAGGCGCCTCTCGCTAAGCTtgacagcaagatcaagtttGTTGGATTGAGAGGAAAGAAGCCATATGTCAAGCCCACTGGTGGTGCTAAGATGACTACTAAGCCACTTGACCTCATGATGGCAGCGAATGGTTGTGGCGGCGGTGCACCGGAATGGtag
- a CDS encoding DNA helicase II/ATP-dependent DNA helicase PcrA, with amino-acid sequence MSPTITIRLSTSASQAARRYISSSTTMKSAVAPSVRKSTSLVEKWRNASPQNRRYVLAGLAVVASVDVYMHYTYWPTIRAWFGGEKIVRN; translated from the coding sequence ATGTCGcccaccatcaccatccgCCTCTCCACCTCTGCCAGCCAAGCTGCTCGCAGGTacatctcaagctcaacaaccatgaAAAGCGCCGTCGCCCCCAGTGTCCGAAAGTCTACCAGTTTGGTCGAGAAATGGAGGAATGCCTCTCCTCAGAATCGTCGATATGTCTTGGCAGGTCTCGCAGTCGTTGCCTCTGTTGATGTTTACATGCACTACACATACTGGCCTACTATTCGAGCATGGTTCGGTGGCGAGAAGATTGTTAGGAACTGA
- a CDS encoding DNA helicase II/ATP-dependent DNA helicase PcrA → MSTATTQDAILQSLNEAQRRAVTSSASTVAILAGPGSGKTHTLTSRVVWLIQRVGYRPADVIVATFTVKAAREMKERIGKALGEECEKKIVLGTFHSIARRYLSIYGNRIGLDSKFGIADDGDSRAIIQRICKRLELGIEPLHARSWISKEKAKGPNAAAAPAQKGKKENPGLRTCYEEYQAQLKRSNLLDYDDLLVKCVELLRDHPACVSNVQTVLIDEYQDTNGIQYELMKLFAQARQRITIVGDPDQSIYGWRSAEIRNLYRLLRDYPDTDEISLEENYRSSQSILDVSLNVIQQDKKRYQKVLLPVHTKGARPVLRTLKSSSSEGEWIVSEIKRVIMMFGNMLNFEDVAILLRSAALSRHIESALGKAGVAYRMIGGHKFYERKEIKVLIDYLRVVSQPDNNDALARIINVPRRGIGEATIKSLLEEAEQTNISLWTLILKHCKGSRRANTNIRPKMEQKLNTELIRTISSLRKEADQINQSSPVTLVNLIEQLIGHLDFKKYLEEEYTEEHEQRWANVQEFVNLVSDFMRDFGGPEEEALPEIENMDQVREDDMLGRFLANISLASDAQNKGDTKDQKSLITISTIHAAKGLEWPVVFVPSVYTGSIPHSRSEDTDEERRLLYVAMTRAQALLYLSCPLYGSQGMSSKVELSPFVSPFASKVFAKKGPSFDRAVVEGVAKILGREAPGEKAIFEKLPPMFSVEDDGFPADPVDPKNVDRYDEETGRHYSRAPKRQRTAHPVTSYDETNELPWQREYATTMEQSSDFTVSALPGFTTAGAHRVALDAAAAAAAQPANSKPGPKKGSTKRGVGQKSMLGWLNHGRDAPRPPPEPQPVPQQQQSRSLAQVLYQSAFSRQNSMPGRLPTGSEPQKPLIDPELAKHKLPSARPLSKPNVPKVDAGPRKPYSCFSSSPPRPPSRKEPEEENKGDEEEALPNKPASSLHATTFMSVKPNGGVRRPVGLGPAPSMDRLRKPFKPLTINRPKRPGG, encoded by the coding sequence ATGTCCACCGCGACCACACAAGATGCGATTCTTCAGTCGTTGAACGAGGCGCAACGCCGAGCTGTTACCTCATCTGCATCGACGGTAGCAATTCTAGCTGGCCCCGGTAGTGGAAAGACTCATACTCTTACCTCTCGAGTAGTATGGCTGATCCAAAGAGTCGGCTATCGACCTGCCGACGTGATTGTCGCAACTTTTACCGTCAAAGCCGCCAGAGAAATGAAAGAGCGTATAGGAAAAGCTCTAGGCGAGGAATGCGAAAAGAAGATTGTGCTTGGAACGTTTCACTCGATTGCCCGAAGATATCTGTCTATATACGGAAATCGCATCGGACTAGACTCCAAGTTTGGAATCGCAGACGACGGAGATTCGAGGGCGATCATCCAGAGAATCTGCAAGAGGCTGGAACTTGGTATCGAGCCGCTACATGCAAGGTCATGGATCAGCAAAGAGAAAGCGAAGGGACCAAATGCCGCCGCGGCTCCAGCGCAGAAAGGCAAAAAGGAGAACCCAGGGCTAAGGACATGCTATGAAGAGTATCAAGCTCAACTAAAAAGGTCAAATTTGCTGGACTATGATGATCTCCTGGTCAAGTGTGTCGAGCTGTTGAGAGATCACCCAGCTTGCGTTTCCAACGTCCAGACCGTCCTTATCGACGAGTACCAGGATACAAACGGCATTCAAtatgagctgatgaagttGTTCGCCCAAGCACGCCAGCGAATCACAATTGTAGGCGATCCTGATCAAAGTATCTACGGTTGGCGTTCAGCCGAGATTCGAAACCTTTATCGACTGTTAAGAGATTATCCTGATACAGATGAAATCTCCCTGGAAGAAAACTATCGATCGTCACAATCCATCCTTGATGTATCTCTCAACGTTATTCAGCAAGACAAAAAGCGATACCAGAAAGTGTTACTGCCAGTCCACACCAAGGGAGCGCGACCGGTTCTCAGAACACTGAAGAGTTCGTCATCTGAAGGCGAATGGATCGTTTCTGAGATCAAACGGGTTATCATGATGTTTGGAAACATGCTCAATTTTGAAGATGTCGCAATTCTTTTAAGATCCGCTGCGCTTTCTCGACACATCGAATCAGCTCTAGGGAAAGCCGGTGTCGCATACCGAATGATCGGAGGCCATAAATTCTATGAAAGAAAGGAAATCAAAGTCCTGATAGATTACCTTCGTGTAGTGAGCCAGCCTGACAACAACGATGCGCTAGCCAGGATCATCAATGTGCCAAGAAGAGGTATAGGAGAAGCAACAATCAAAtcccttcttgaagaggcgGAGCAGACTAACATAAGCCTCTGGACTTTGATTCTCAAGCACTGTAAAGGCAGTCGTAGggcaaacaccaacatcagacCAAAGATGGAGCAAAAGCTCAATACAGAACTCATACGTACCATCTCGAGCTTACGCAAAGAAGCCGATCAAATTAATCAGAGCAGCCCCGTCACTCTGGTTAACTTGATAGAGCAACTGATTGGCCATCTTGATTTCAAGAAGTATTTGGAGGAAGAATACACAGAAGAACACGAACAGCGATGGGCCAACGTTCAGGAGTTCGTTAATCTGGTCAGCGATTTTATGAGAGATTTTGGCGGacctgaggaagaagcacTCCCTGAAATCGAGAATATGGACCAAGTAAGAGAGGATGATATGCTAGGCCGATTCCTGGCCAACATATCATTGGCATCGGATGCACAGAACAAAGGCGACACAAAAGACCAGAAGTCGCTGATCACTATATCGACCATTCACGCAGCAAAAGGGCTGGAGTGGCCTGTTGTTTTCGTGCCCTCTGTCTACACCGGATCAATACCCCATTCAAGGTCGGAAGACACAGATGAAGAACGACGTCTCCTCTATGTGGCAATGACACGAGCTCAAGCGCTACTGTACCTAAGCTGCCCACTATACGGTTCTCAAGGAATGAGCAGCAAGGTTGAACTCTCACCATTTGTCTCCCCCTTTGCATCCAAGGTCTTCGCCAAGAAGGGGCCATCATTCGATCGAGCAGTTGTAGAGGGCGTTGCTAAAATCCTGGGGCGAGAGGCCCCCGGCGAGAAGGCAATATTCGAAAAACTCCCTCCTATGTTCTcagttgaagatgacggGTTTCCAGCTGATCCTGTCGACCCAAAGAACGTCGATAGATACGACGAAGAGACTGGCCGACATTACTCGCGGGCACCCAAGCGCCAACGTACGGCGCACCCGGTCACCTCATACGATGAAACAAATGAGCTTCCCTGGCAGAGAGAATATGCTACGACAATGGAACAATCGTCCGATTTCACTGTTTCTGCTTTACCAGGGTTCACAACTGCGGGAGCTCACAGAGTTGCCCTAGATgctgcagccgcagccgcagcaCAGCCAGCAAACTCAAAACCAGGGCCAAAGAAGGGATCGACGAAAAGAGGCGTTGGACAGAAGAGCATGCTTGGCTGGCTTAAccatggaagagatgctCCTCGACCTCCGCCTGAACCTCAGCCTGTaccgcagcagcagcagtccAGGTCCCTTGCACAGGTGCTATACCAGTCTGCTTTTTCACGGCAGAATAGTATGCCGGGGAGACTGCCAACAGGGTCGGAGCCACAAAAGCCATTGATAGATCCGGAACTGGCAAAACACAAACTTCCTTCTGCACGACCTCTGTCAAAACCAAATGTTCCAAAGGTAGACGCGGGCCCTCGAAAGCCTTACTCCTGTTTCTCCAGTTCACCACCGCGGCCGCCGTCAAGAAAAgagcctgaagaagagaacaaaggggacgaggaagaagcattGCCTAACAAGCCTGCTTCAAGTCTTCATGCGACAACATTCATGTCTGTAAAACCCAATGGAGGTGTGAGACGCCCAGTTGGCCTGGGGCCGGCGCCTTCAATGGACCGATTGCGTAAACCATTCAAACCGCTGACGATTAATCGACCGAAGCGACCAGGTGGCtga